Proteins encoded together in one Variovorax paradoxus EPS window:
- a CDS encoding GntR family transcriptional regulator: MTPLDSPTSSALPAAGLLTLNDRVAELIRQKIVKGEFSPGQRLSEAALAESLEISRNTLREVFRTLTKEGLLKHAPNRGVFVAVPSIASIIDIYRVRRLIECQALAQAYPRHPAKKHMREAVETALKCRDASDWLGVGTANMEFHKGIVELADSERLNVLFAHVLVELRLAFGLLKDPEFLHAPYVDMNTKLLELIEAGKFAEGSAALNEYLIHSERIVLAVYARQMPDGGFDN; encoded by the coding sequence ATGACCCCACTGGATTCCCCCACCTCCTCCGCCTTGCCGGCCGCCGGCCTGCTCACGCTGAACGACCGCGTGGCCGAGTTGATCCGCCAGAAGATCGTGAAGGGCGAGTTCTCGCCGGGGCAGCGGCTGTCGGAAGCCGCGCTGGCCGAAAGCCTGGAGATCTCGCGCAATACCCTGCGCGAGGTGTTCCGCACGCTGACCAAGGAGGGCCTGCTCAAGCACGCGCCCAACCGCGGCGTGTTCGTGGCGGTGCCCAGCATCGCGTCGATCATCGACATCTACCGCGTGCGCCGGCTCATCGAATGCCAGGCGCTGGCGCAGGCCTATCCGCGCCACCCCGCCAAGAAGCACATGCGCGAGGCGGTCGAGACGGCACTGAAGTGCCGCGACGCCAGCGACTGGCTCGGCGTGGGCACGGCCAACATGGAGTTCCACAAGGGCATCGTCGAGCTGGCCGACAGCGAACGGCTCAACGTGCTGTTCGCCCACGTCCTGGTCGAGCTGCGGCTGGCATTCGGCCTGCTGAAAGACCCCGAGTTCCTGCATGCGCCCTACGTGGACATGAACACCAAGCTGCTCGAACTCATCGAGGCCGGTAAGTTCGCCGAGGGCTCGGCGGCGCTGAACGAGTACCTGATCCACTCCGAACGCATCGTGCTCGCGGTGTATGCGCGGCAGATGCCGGACGGCGGGTTCGACAACTAG
- a CDS encoding DUF969 domain-containing protein — MTPEVPLWPLIGVAVIIAGFILRFNPMLVVIVTAIVTAFAAGFGPMAILAAIGTGFIKTRNLPLIILLPLAVIGLLERHGLRQHAQNWISRIKSATAGRLLIVYLAARELTAAMGLTSLGGHPQMVRPLLAPMAEGATETRYGKLPDRIRHKLRAYAAATDNVGLFFGEDIFVAFGAIVLMTTFLHEAGIDVEPLHIAMWGIPTAIAAFIIHAWRLRRLDQALARELGGAAEAGASIATAVPAKEGR; from the coding sequence ATGACACCTGAAGTCCCCCTGTGGCCGCTGATCGGCGTGGCCGTGATCATTGCGGGGTTCATCCTTCGCTTCAATCCGATGCTGGTGGTGATCGTCACGGCCATCGTGACCGCGTTCGCCGCCGGCTTCGGCCCTATGGCGATCCTGGCGGCCATCGGCACCGGCTTCATCAAGACGCGCAACCTGCCGCTGATCATTCTTCTGCCGCTGGCGGTGATCGGCCTCCTGGAGCGCCACGGCCTGCGCCAGCACGCGCAGAACTGGATCAGCCGCATCAAGTCGGCCACCGCCGGCCGCCTGCTGATCGTCTACCTCGCGGCGCGCGAGCTCACGGCGGCCATGGGCCTCACCAGCCTGGGCGGCCATCCGCAGATGGTGCGTCCGCTGCTCGCGCCGATGGCCGAAGGCGCCACCGAGACGCGCTACGGCAAGCTGCCCGACCGCATCCGCCACAAGCTGCGCGCCTACGCCGCGGCCACCGACAACGTGGGCCTGTTCTTCGGCGAAGACATCTTCGTGGCCTTCGGCGCCATCGTGCTCATGACCACCTTCCTGCACGAAGCGGGCATCGACGTGGAGCCGCTGCACATCGCGATGTGGGGCATTCCCACGGCCATTGCCGCTTTCATCATCCACGCCTGGCGCCTGCGCCGGCTCGACCAGGCATTGGCCCGTGAGCTGGGCGGCGCCGCGGAGGCCGGTGCATCGATTGCCACCGCCGTGCCCGCCAAGGAAGGACGCTGA
- a CDS encoding DUF979 domain-containing protein gives MILSIQHLYLLVGVILAITAVMTLADRQHPKRYTSALFWGIYALVFLVGDKLPPEVVGVGAIGMAVIAGLRGVGAGKHREPTPAQYQASATRLGNRLFIPALAIPLVTVIGTVGMSHIKLGGTLLLDPKNTTLVSLGIGCVVALALACWLTRETPVQGMRESRRLTDALGWAVVLPQMLGMLGLVFSDAGVGKAVAHITTSYINMDIRFVAVAVYVLGMALFTIIMGNGFAAFPVMTGGVGVPVLVGVYHGDPAVMAAIGMFSGYCGTLMTPMAANFNIVPAALLELPDKNAVIKVQVPTAAALLVVNIFLLYFLMFR, from the coding sequence ATGATTCTCTCGATCCAGCACCTGTACCTTCTGGTCGGCGTCATCCTCGCCATCACGGCCGTGATGACGCTGGCCGACCGCCAGCACCCCAAGCGCTACACCAGCGCGCTCTTCTGGGGCATCTACGCGCTGGTCTTCCTGGTCGGCGACAAGCTGCCGCCCGAGGTGGTCGGCGTCGGCGCGATCGGCATGGCCGTCATTGCCGGCCTGCGCGGCGTCGGCGCGGGCAAGCACCGCGAACCCACGCCCGCGCAGTACCAGGCCAGCGCCACGCGCCTGGGCAACAGGCTGTTCATCCCGGCACTGGCGATCCCGCTGGTCACCGTGATCGGCACCGTGGGCATGAGCCACATCAAGCTGGGCGGCACGCTGCTGCTCGACCCCAAGAACACCACGCTGGTGAGCCTGGGCATCGGCTGCGTGGTGGCGCTGGCGCTGGCCTGCTGGCTGACGCGCGAGACGCCGGTGCAGGGCATGCGCGAATCGCGCCGCCTGACCGATGCGCTCGGCTGGGCCGTGGTGCTGCCGCAGATGCTCGGCATGCTGGGCCTGGTGTTCTCCGATGCCGGCGTGGGCAAGGCGGTGGCGCACATCACCACCAGCTACATCAACATGGACATCCGCTTCGTGGCCGTCGCGGTCTACGTGCTGGGCATGGCGCTTTTCACCATCATCATGGGCAACGGCTTCGCGGCCTTCCCGGTGATGACGGGCGGTGTCGGCGTGCCGGTGCTGGTGGGCGTGTACCACGGCGATCCGGCCGTGATGGCGGCCATCGGCATGTTCTCGGGCTACTGCGGCACGCTCATGACGCCGATGGCGGCCAACTTCAACATCGTGCCCGCCGCCCTCTTGGAGCTGCCCGACAAGAACGCGGTGATCAAGGTGCAGGTTCCGACCGCGGCCGCGCTGCTGGTGGTCAACATCTTCCTGCTGTACTTCCTGATGTTCCGTTGA
- the pcp gene encoding pyroglutamyl-peptidase I, which translates to MTIDAKAPRVLVAGFEPFENDAVNPAWEIARALDGWACEGAVVQAVQLPCVFGRAIDALDAALIGPPLQLVLCVGAAGGRAEISMERAALNIDDARIPDNAGQQPIDLPVVKHGPAAYFSTLPIKAMVRDVRAAGLPAAVSNTAGTFVCNHIFYALMHRLATRPALAHTRGGFVHVPYLPEQAASKPGVASMALAAQVEAFRVAIRTALTVRDDVRETAGRLH; encoded by the coding sequence ATGACCATCGATGCAAAGGCCCCCCGGGTGCTGGTCGCGGGCTTCGAGCCCTTCGAGAACGACGCGGTCAACCCTGCGTGGGAAATCGCCCGCGCGCTGGACGGCTGGGCCTGCGAAGGCGCCGTGGTGCAGGCGGTGCAGCTGCCCTGCGTGTTCGGCCGCGCCATCGACGCGCTCGACGCCGCATTGATCGGCCCGCCGCTGCAACTGGTGCTGTGCGTCGGTGCGGCGGGCGGGCGCGCCGAAATCTCGATGGAGCGCGCCGCGCTGAACATCGACGACGCGCGCATTCCCGACAACGCGGGGCAGCAGCCCATTGACCTCCCGGTGGTCAAGCACGGCCCGGCGGCCTACTTCTCGACGCTGCCGATCAAGGCCATGGTGCGCGACGTGCGCGCGGCGGGCCTGCCCGCGGCCGTGTCGAACACCGCCGGCACCTTCGTGTGCAACCACATCTTCTACGCGCTGATGCACCGGCTCGCGACGCGTCCGGCGCTGGCGCACACCCGCGGCGGCTTCGTCCACGTGCCCTACCTCCCCGAGCAGGCCGCCTCGAAACCCGGCGTGGCGAGCATGGCGCTGGCCGCGCAGGTGGAGGCCTTCCGCGTGGCGATCCGCACCGCGCTCACCGTGCGCGACGACGTGCGCGAGACCGCCGGCCGGCTGCATTGA
- a CDS encoding LamB/YcsF family protein, whose amino-acid sequence MNIDLNSDLGESLGVWRMGDDAAMLEIVSSANVACGFHAGDPAGILRTLRQAKERGVAVGAHVAYRDLVGFGRRNMDVDSADLRADVIYQIGALKGLAAAAGTEVRYVKPHGALYNTIAHDERQARDVIAAIREIDPGLVLVALAGSPLIGWAEAEGLRVVAEAFADRAYTPQGTLVSRREPGAVLHDATDVAERMLRLANEGTVTAIDGSVVRIRADSVCVHGDSPGAVEMARRVRERLVQAGVTVRSFISATTA is encoded by the coding sequence ATGAACATCGACTTGAACAGTGACCTCGGCGAGAGCCTCGGCGTCTGGCGCATGGGCGACGACGCCGCCATGCTGGAGATCGTCAGCAGCGCCAACGTGGCCTGCGGCTTCCACGCGGGCGACCCTGCCGGCATCCTGCGCACGCTGCGCCAGGCGAAGGAGCGCGGCGTCGCGGTCGGCGCCCATGTCGCCTACCGCGACCTGGTCGGTTTCGGGCGCCGCAACATGGACGTGGACAGCGCCGACCTGCGCGCCGACGTGATCTACCAGATCGGCGCTCTGAAGGGGCTGGCCGCAGCGGCCGGCACCGAAGTGCGCTACGTGAAGCCGCACGGCGCGCTCTACAACACCATCGCGCACGACGAGCGCCAGGCGCGCGACGTCATCGCCGCCATCCGCGAGATCGACCCGGGCCTGGTGCTCGTCGCGCTCGCGGGCTCGCCGCTCATCGGCTGGGCCGAGGCCGAGGGCCTCCGCGTGGTGGCCGAGGCCTTTGCCGATCGCGCCTACACGCCGCAAGGCACGCTGGTGTCGCGCCGCGAACCCGGCGCCGTGCTGCATGACGCGACCGACGTGGCCGAGCGCATGCTGCGGCTCGCGAACGAAGGCACGGTCACCGCCATCGACGGCAGCGTGGTGCGCATTCGCGCCGACTCGGTCTGCGTGCACGGCGACAGCCCCGGCGCGGTCGAGATGGCGAGGCGCGTGCGCGAGCGGCTGGTCCAGGCCGGCGTCACGGTCCGCTCTTTCATTTCGGCAACGACTGCGTGA
- a CDS encoding 5-oxoprolinase/urea amidolyase family protein, whose product MRFLSVNLNAVLVELDDLAQTLALLASLRAEPIAGIEELVPAARTILITFRPAVLSAAALAHLVRQRRLDVRETRVDKRIEIPVRYDGEDLAEVAGLLGIAPEELVRRHTGSDYTVAFTGFAPGFAYLSGGHPSLNVPRRAVPRTRIPAGAVGLAGSFSGVYPQASPGGWQIIGVTDTPMWDLSRETPALLQPGDTVRFVDATSLKVALPVAEKVVAASASANVEGGSAFEVRAAGLQALWQDGGRHGHARQGVSASGAMDQRSLQAANRLAGNASDAACLELAYGGFQFVCRGEAVIAVAGADGPLTLTRADGAQWPLPRYQPIALADGDTVTFGEPVAGIRSYLAMRGGFAVAPVLGSCATDTLARIGPPAVAAGDVLAVRAVVTGAIVGAAEAPPADLPTVQEDVVLDIVPGPRTDWFTADALERLCGQAWSVTPQSNRVGIRLNGQAPLVRANTAELPSEGTARGSIQVPPSGQPVLFLADHPLTGGYPVIASVATHHLDRAGQIPVNARVRFQLVAGLGPVDIF is encoded by the coding sequence ATGCGCTTTCTTTCCGTCAACCTGAACGCGGTGCTGGTCGAGCTCGACGACCTCGCCCAGACCCTCGCGCTGCTGGCCTCGCTGCGGGCCGAGCCCATCGCCGGCATCGAAGAACTGGTGCCGGCCGCGCGCACGATCCTCATCACCTTTCGGCCTGCCGTGCTGTCGGCCGCCGCGCTGGCGCACCTCGTGCGGCAGCGCCGGCTCGATGTCCGCGAGACGCGCGTCGACAAGCGCATCGAGATTCCCGTGCGCTACGACGGCGAAGACCTCGCCGAGGTGGCCGGCCTGCTGGGCATCGCGCCCGAGGAACTGGTGCGCCGCCACACCGGCAGCGACTACACCGTCGCCTTCACCGGCTTTGCGCCCGGCTTCGCTTACCTGAGCGGTGGCCACCCGAGCCTGAACGTGCCGCGCCGCGCGGTGCCGCGCACCCGCATTCCGGCCGGCGCGGTCGGGCTCGCGGGCAGCTTCAGCGGCGTGTACCCGCAGGCCAGCCCCGGCGGCTGGCAGATCATCGGCGTGACCGACACCCCCATGTGGGACCTGTCGCGCGAGACGCCGGCGCTGCTGCAACCCGGCGACACGGTGCGCTTCGTCGATGCCACGTCATTGAAGGTGGCGCTGCCGGTGGCCGAGAAAGTTGTCGCTGCGTCCGCGTCTGCAAATGTCGAAGGCGGCAGCGCCTTCGAAGTCCGCGCCGCCGGCCTGCAGGCCCTGTGGCAGGACGGCGGCCGCCATGGCCACGCGCGGCAGGGCGTGTCGGCTTCGGGCGCGATGGACCAGCGCTCGCTGCAGGCGGCGAATCGACTGGCCGGCAATGCGTCGGATGCGGCCTGCCTCGAACTGGCCTATGGCGGCTTCCAGTTCGTCTGCCGCGGCGAGGCGGTGATCGCCGTTGCCGGCGCCGACGGTCCGCTCACGCTGACCCGTGCCGATGGCGCGCAATGGCCGTTGCCGCGCTACCAGCCCATTGCGTTGGCCGACGGCGACACCGTGACCTTCGGCGAACCCGTCGCCGGCATCCGCAGCTACCTGGCCATGCGCGGCGGCTTTGCCGTGGCGCCGGTGCTGGGCAGTTGCGCGACCGACACGCTGGCCCGCATCGGTCCACCCGCCGTGGCCGCGGGCGATGTGTTGGCGGTGCGCGCGGTGGTCACCGGCGCCATCGTCGGCGCCGCCGAAGCGCCGCCGGCCGACCTGCCCACCGTGCAGGAGGACGTCGTGCTCGACATCGTGCCCGGCCCGCGCACCGACTGGTTCACCGCCGATGCGCTCGAGCGCCTGTGCGGCCAGGCGTGGTCGGTGACGCCGCAGTCCAACCGCGTCGGCATCCGCCTGAACGGCCAGGCGCCGCTGGTGCGCGCGAACACCGCCGAGCTTCCCAGCGAGGGCACGGCGAGGGGCTCGATCCAGGTGCCGCCCAGCGGCCAGCCCGTGCTGTTCCTGGCCGATCACCCGCTCACCGGCGGCTACCCGGTGATTGCATCCGTTGCCACCCATCACCTGGACCGCGCGGGGCAGATTCCCGTGAACGCCCGCGTCCGCTTCCAGCTTGTGGCGGGCCTGGGTCCCGTCGATATTTTTTGA
- a CDS encoding acetyl/propionyl/methylcrotonyl-CoA carboxylase subunit alpha yields MKKVLIANRGEIAVRIARACADHGVQSVAVYADPDLNALHVRRADEAYGLDGHRPADTYLNIPKLLAVAKRSGADAVHPGYGFLSESAAFAEAVIDAGLTWIGPSPAAIATLGDKVQARKLALKVGAPLVAGTADPVKDASEVLAFAEQHGLPIAIKAAFGGGGRGIKVAWRLDEVEGLFESAVREAITAFGRGECYVEQFLDRPRHVEAQVIADTHGNVVVLGTRDCSLQRRNQKLVEEAPAPFLSDAQRERIHQSARDICAAAGYTGAGTVEFMLSASGAISFLEVNTRLQVEHPVTEETVGIDLVIEQLRIAEGLPLSVTETPVPRGHSFEFRINAEDVGRGFLPSPGPVHVFDTPSGPGVRVDTGVDAGSQVPGSFDSLMAKLIVTGATRAQAIARARRALDEFRIEGLATVLPFHRAVMRHADFVSEDAFKVHTRWIETDFANDEAAGVRPDPLPDASLHRTAIEIDGRRMSLGLPAELLRGLSSASALGGAVPGVADAPAAVAADAAAVAAPVSGTLQGWKVADGDEVAEGAVVAVMEAMKMEMQVVAHRAGRIALSVAAGGYVAVGAAIATIA; encoded by the coding sequence ATGAAAAAAGTCCTGATCGCCAACCGCGGCGAAATCGCCGTGCGCATCGCGCGTGCCTGTGCCGACCACGGCGTGCAGTCGGTCGCCGTCTACGCCGATCCCGACCTGAATGCGCTGCACGTGCGCAGGGCCGACGAGGCTTACGGCCTCGACGGCCATCGCCCCGCCGACACCTACCTCAACATTCCCAAGCTGCTCGCGGTCGCCAAGCGCAGCGGCGCCGATGCCGTGCATCCCGGCTACGGCTTTCTCTCCGAAAGCGCGGCCTTCGCAGAGGCGGTGATCGACGCCGGCCTCACATGGATCGGGCCCTCGCCCGCGGCCATCGCCACGCTCGGCGACAAGGTGCAGGCCCGCAAGCTCGCCTTGAAAGTCGGCGCGCCGCTCGTCGCGGGCACCGCCGATCCGGTGAAGGATGCGAGTGAAGTGCTCGCCTTCGCCGAACAGCACGGCCTGCCGATCGCGATCAAGGCTGCCTTCGGCGGCGGCGGACGCGGCATCAAGGTGGCCTGGCGGCTCGATGAAGTCGAAGGCCTTTTCGAATCGGCCGTGCGCGAGGCCATCACCGCCTTCGGCCGCGGCGAGTGCTACGTCGAGCAGTTCCTGGACCGCCCGCGCCACGTCGAGGCGCAGGTGATCGCCGACACGCACGGCAACGTCGTCGTGCTGGGCACGCGCGACTGCTCGCTGCAACGGCGCAACCAGAAGCTCGTGGAGGAGGCGCCCGCGCCGTTCCTGAGCGACGCGCAGCGCGAGCGCATCCACCAGTCGGCGCGCGACATCTGCGCGGCCGCCGGCTACACCGGCGCGGGCACCGTCGAGTTCATGCTGAGTGCGAGCGGCGCGATCTCTTTCCTCGAGGTCAACACGCGCCTGCAGGTCGAGCACCCCGTGACCGAGGAAACCGTCGGCATCGACCTTGTGATCGAGCAACTGCGCATCGCCGAAGGCCTGCCGCTGTCGGTCACGGAGACGCCGGTGCCGCGCGGCCACTCCTTCGAGTTCCGCATCAACGCCGAAGACGTGGGGCGCGGCTTCCTGCCGTCGCCCGGCCCGGTGCATGTGTTCGATACACCGTCGGGTCCGGGCGTGCGCGTGGACACGGGCGTCGACGCCGGCTCGCAAGTGCCCGGAAGCTTCGACTCGCTGATGGCCAAGCTCATCGTCACCGGCGCCACGCGCGCGCAGGCCATTGCACGCGCACGCCGCGCGCTCGATGAGTTCCGCATCGAAGGCCTGGCGACGGTGCTGCCGTTTCACCGCGCGGTGATGCGGCATGCGGACTTCGTTTCGGAGGATGCCTTCAAGGTCCACACACGCTGGATCGAGACCGATTTTGCGAACGACGAAGCCGCGGGCGTGCGGCCCGATCCGCTGCCGGACGCATCGCTGCATCGCACGGCCATCGAGATCGACGGGCGTCGCATGTCGCTCGGGCTGCCGGCGGAGTTGCTGCGTGGCTTGTCGTCGGCCTCCGCCCTGGGCGGTGCCGTGCCCGGCGTTGCCGACGCGCCGGCGGCTGTCGCGGCCGATGCCGCCGCCGTGGCCGCGCCGGTCTCGGGCACGCTGCAGGGATGGAAGGTGGCGGATGGCGATGAGGTCGCGGAGGGCGCCGTCGTCGCGGTGATGGAAGCGATGAAGATGGAGATGCAGGTCGTTGCCCATCGCGCGGGTCGCATCGCGTTGTCGGTCGCGGCGGGAGGCTACGTGGCGGTGGGAGCGGCGATCGCGACCATCGCGTGA
- a CDS encoding alpha/beta fold hydrolase — MSNQVQHRRIQVGDVETFYREAGPQDAPVVLLPHGYPCSSYEFRNLMPRLADRWRLVAPDYPGAGYSATPEGFDHSFDGYAEFLDGFVKTLGIERFALYLHDFGSPVGARLAIKAPARVAALIIQNGDIPYEDALGPKYAEIESTWTLPRAQMRAKLAEAITEEVFKEEFLNAVRPELAGRIPPDLWKLHWSLVTPRRKEIAIDLIAGLKENRAWFPQHRQYLAEHRPPTLILWGPQDHYMPEKSGRAYLRDLPDAEFHLLDGGHWLLETHLDEVVALMRDFLGRVHGSPA; from the coding sequence ATGAGCAATCAAGTGCAGCACCGCCGCATCCAGGTCGGCGATGTCGAAACCTTCTACCGCGAGGCCGGCCCGCAGGACGCGCCGGTCGTCCTGCTGCCGCACGGCTACCCGTGCTCGTCGTACGAGTTCCGCAACCTCATGCCGCGCCTGGCCGACCGCTGGCGGCTGGTCGCGCCCGACTATCCCGGCGCGGGCTACAGCGCGACACCGGAGGGCTTCGACCACAGCTTCGATGGCTATGCGGAATTCCTCGACGGCTTCGTGAAGACGCTCGGCATCGAACGCTTCGCCCTGTACCTGCACGACTTCGGTTCACCGGTCGGCGCGCGCCTGGCCATCAAGGCGCCTGCGCGCGTGGCGGCGCTCATCATCCAGAACGGCGATATCCCTTACGAGGATGCGCTCGGGCCGAAGTACGCCGAGATCGAGAGCACATGGACGCTGCCGCGGGCGCAGATGCGCGCGAAGCTCGCCGAGGCGATCACCGAAGAAGTGTTCAAGGAAGAATTTCTCAACGCGGTGAGGCCCGAGCTCGCCGGGCGCATCCCGCCGGACCTGTGGAAGCTGCACTGGTCGCTGGTCACGCCAAGGCGCAAGGAGATCGCGATCGACCTGATCGCCGGGTTGAAGGAAAACCGCGCCTGGTTCCCGCAGCACCGTCAGTACCTTGCCGAGCACCGTCCGCCGACGCTGATTCTTTGGGGCCCGCAGGATCACTACATGCCCGAGAAGTCGGGACGCGCCTACCTCCGAGATCTGCCGGATGCGGAGTTCCATCTGCTGGACGGCGGGCACTGGCTGCTGGAGACGCACCTGGATGAAGTGGTGGCGTTGATGCGAGATTTCCTGGGGCGGGTGCATGGGTCGCCCGCGTGA
- a CDS encoding pectate lyase — MDEVVSYRGGYVWSYSPDLTQTFGEMEAKRTMLWLQPPGTSSIGHIYLDAYHATGDERFYQAADRTAKAVAAAQHSSGGWNYIHDFNGEASLQDWYETVGKNGWRLEEFQHYYGNATFDDATTAVASQLMLRMYLEKNDPVYRAATDNAIRFITDAQFGSQFGVADGGWPQRFPHNPNAVASMPLPNPAQLPAGARAGMEDGDYTLHVTFNDDVMGENIKFLTMCVMTLGRTDLVANITRAMDCMQRMQWTSPALAQQSGWSLQHLSRTTGGRAAGEPGGARSYEPRSLATHTTQTNIQQLLGYFTLTGDKKYLSQLQKAIDWLKSPSIQLPANVATLNPLLAGRNVATFIELDTNEPLFVHRYGSNIHNGAYFFDKDITNTISHYSSGRSVDPAALQKRLDELNAMTQPQIDAMVAKSPLKATAPRALPKYFAAVREVDFPDLFEGAVLKTPAVPESEAQTIVAALVNGNYWTAPVPEIVNPYRGDGPTAPYTGTAYRSRHVGDIYDTSPYPADAPPEIAPYVKRDKPQFITTANFIARMGRLISFISPVA; from the coding sequence ATGGACGAAGTCGTCTCCTACCGTGGCGGCTACGTGTGGTCGTACTCGCCCGATCTCACGCAGACCTTCGGGGAAATGGAGGCCAAGCGCACCATGCTCTGGCTGCAGCCGCCGGGAACCTCCTCCATCGGCCACATCTACCTGGACGCCTACCACGCGACCGGCGACGAGCGCTTCTATCAAGCAGCCGATCGCACGGCCAAGGCCGTCGCCGCTGCCCAGCACAGCTCGGGCGGCTGGAACTACATCCATGACTTCAACGGCGAGGCGTCGCTGCAGGACTGGTACGAGACGGTGGGCAAGAACGGCTGGCGCCTCGAGGAGTTCCAGCACTACTACGGCAATGCGACCTTCGACGACGCCACTACCGCCGTGGCCTCGCAGCTGATGCTGCGCATGTACCTGGAGAAGAACGATCCCGTCTATCGGGCCGCGACCGACAACGCCATCCGATTCATCACCGACGCGCAGTTCGGCTCCCAGTTCGGCGTGGCCGACGGCGGATGGCCGCAGCGCTTTCCGCACAACCCCAACGCAGTCGCATCCATGCCGCTGCCCAACCCGGCGCAACTGCCGGCGGGCGCACGCGCGGGCATGGAAGACGGCGACTACACGCTGCACGTGACCTTCAACGACGACGTGATGGGCGAGAACATCAAGTTCCTCACGATGTGCGTGATGACGCTGGGCCGCACCGACCTCGTGGCCAACATCACGCGGGCGATGGATTGCATGCAGCGGATGCAGTGGACCTCGCCGGCGCTGGCGCAGCAGTCGGGCTGGAGCCTGCAGCACCTGTCCCGCACGACGGGCGGCCGTGCCGCCGGCGAACCCGGCGGCGCGCGCTCGTACGAGCCCCGCTCCCTGGCCACGCACACCACGCAGACCAACATCCAGCAGCTCCTGGGCTACTTCACGCTGACCGGCGACAAGAAGTACCTGTCGCAGTTGCAGAAGGCGATCGACTGGCTGAAGTCGCCCTCGATCCAGTTGCCCGCCAACGTCGCGACGCTCAATCCGCTGCTCGCCGGACGCAACGTGGCCACCTTCATCGAACTCGACACGAACGAGCCGCTCTTCGTGCACCGCTACGGCTCCAACATCCACAACGGCGCCTACTTCTTCGACAAGGACATCACCAACACCATCAGCCACTATTCGTCGGGCCGTTCGGTGGACCCCGCCGCGCTGCAAAAGCGCCTCGACGAATTGAATGCGATGACGCAGCCGCAGATCGATGCGATGGTCGCGAAGTCGCCGCTGAAGGCCACTGCGCCCCGCGCACTGCCGAAGTACTTCGCCGCGGTGCGTGAAGTGGACTTTCCCGACCTGTTCGAGGGTGCGGTGCTGAAGACGCCCGCAGTGCCTGAATCCGAAGCGCAGACGATCGTGGCCGCGCTGGTGAACGGCAACTACTGGACCGCGCCCGTGCCCGAGATCGTGAACCCGTACCGCGGCGACGGCCCCACGGCGCCGTATACCGGCACGGCCTATCGCAGCCGCCACGTCGGCGACATCTACGACACCTCGCCCTACCCGGCCGATGCGCCGCCGGAGATCGCGCCGTATGTGAAGCGCGACAAGCCGCAGTTCATCACGACGGCGAATTTCATCGCCCGCATGGGGCGGCTGATCTCGTTCATTTCACCGGTGGCCTGA
- a CDS encoding IclR family transcriptional regulator gives MTAILERSFKVLEHLAGHPEGRALSALSAELEMPLSATHRLLSELVRCGYVRQDQSHGDYMLTIKLVSLGLSFLSNSGIVDIAQPLLDRLAASSGELVRLAVVDGDELTFVAKAQGATRGLRYDPDMGLSVNLSSSSAGHAWLSTMTDEQALQLVARQGFGQPEDFGPKAPTTVKALLAFLRAARKRGFSMISEVFAPAMTAMAAPVRSGNGAVVGVITIAGPLVRLTEERMLALGPLLLESAEELARASGASMHFKKRA, from the coding sequence ATGACCGCCATACTCGAACGCAGCTTCAAGGTGCTTGAACACCTGGCCGGCCACCCCGAAGGCCGCGCCCTGTCGGCGCTCTCCGCCGAACTGGAAATGCCCTTGAGCGCCACCCATCGCCTGCTGAGCGAACTGGTGCGTTGCGGCTATGTGCGGCAGGACCAGAGCCATGGCGACTACATGCTCACGATCAAGCTCGTGTCGCTCGGCCTGAGCTTCCTCAGCAACAGCGGCATCGTCGACATCGCCCAGCCGCTGCTCGACAGGCTCGCGGCCAGTTCGGGCGAGCTGGTGCGGCTCGCGGTGGTCGACGGCGACGAACTGACCTTCGTGGCCAAGGCGCAGGGCGCCACGCGCGGCCTGCGCTACGACCCGGACATGGGCCTCTCGGTCAACCTCTCGTCCAGCTCGGCCGGCCATGCGTGGCTCTCGACGATGACGGACGAGCAGGCGCTCCAGCTGGTCGCGAGGCAAGGCTTCGGACAGCCCGAGGACTTCGGCCCGAAAGCGCCGACCACGGTCAAGGCGCTGCTGGCCTTTCTGCGCGCGGCGCGCAAGCGCGGCTTCTCGATGATCAGCGAGGTGTTCGCCCCCGCGATGACAGCCATGGCCGCGCCGGTGCGTAGCGGCAACGGCGCGGTGGTCGGCGTGATCACGATCGCAGGGCCTCTGGTGCGCCTCACCGAGGAACGCATGCTGGCGCTGGGGCCCCTGCTCCTCGAGTCCGCGGAAGAACTGGCCCGCGCAAGCGGCGCCTCGATGCACTTCAAGAAGCGGGCCTGA